The Neovison vison isolate M4711 chromosome 13, ASM_NN_V1, whole genome shotgun sequence genome includes a region encoding these proteins:
- the LOC122893267 gene encoding olfactory receptor 11H6-like — translation MTSEARNISHTVSEFILLGFPCRWEIQFLLFSIFFVTYILTLLGNMAIMCAVRWDLRLHTPMYILLANFSFLEICYVNSDVPNMLANFLSQTKTISFAQCFLQLYFFFSLGTTECLFLSIMAYDRFLAICHPLHYPTVMTIKFCSSLVIFCWVYGFLWFLIPVILVTQLPFCGPNVIDDFLCDLGPLLALASACVPIPGTVLICGTMSSLLIFATFFYIIGSYTLVLRAVVQVPSVAGRKKAFSTCSSHLAVVFLFYGSVMMTYVSPGSGQAEGMQKFTTLFYSVLTPFFNPMIYSLRNKEMKDALKKVLGVS, via the coding sequence ATGACTTCAGAGGCCAGAAATATTTCTCACACTGTGAGTGAATTCATCCTCTTGGGCTTCCCTTGCCGCTGGGAAATACAGTTCCTCCTCTTTTCCATATTCTTTGTGACTTATATCCTGACACTCCTTGGAAACATGGCCATCATGTGTGCAGTGCGCTGGGACCTCCGGCTGCACACCCCGATGTACATTCTGCTGGCCAACTTCTCCTTTCTAGAAATCTGCTATGTCAACTCTGATGTGCCCAACATGCTGGCCAACTTCCTCTCCCAGACCAAAACCATCTCCTTCGCTCAGTGCTTCCTCCAGTTGTACTTCTTCTTCTCACTGGGCACAACCGAATGTTTatttctgtccatcatggcctATGACCGGTTCCTGGCAATCTGCCACCCCCTGCACTATCCCACGGTCATGACTATTAAGTTTTGCAGCAGCCTGGTCATTTTTTGCTGGGTCTAtggttttctctggtttctgatCCCAGTGATACTTGTTACCCAGCTACCATTTTGTGGCCCAAACGTAATTGATGACTTTCTGTGTGACCTGGGTCCTCTGCTGGCCTTGGCTTCAGCCTGTGTCCCAATCCCAGGGACAGTTCTCATATGTGGCACCATGAGTTCCCTCCTCATCTTCGCTACCTTTTTCTACATTATAGGTTCCTACACCCTAGTGCTGAGGGCCGTAGTGCAGGTGCCCTCAGTTGCTGGCCGGAAGAAGGCCTTTTCTACCTGCTCCTCTCATCTGGCTGTTGTATTTCTCTTCTATGGTTCTGTCATGATGACATATGTGAGCCCAGGGTCaggacaagcagagggaatgcAGAAGTTCACTACTCTGTTCTACTCAGTTTTGACCCCCTTTTTCAACCCCATGATCTACAGCCTCcggaataaagaaatgaaggatGCCTTGAAGAAAGTTCTAGGAGTTTCATAA